ATTGGCTTATTCAATCCTAAGAACATTACTAGTGTCCATGCACTAACATATCCCATACAAACTATTGCAACAATCCATAAGTATGAAATGAGAAAGGCCGATGCTAAAACGATTACTGCCCTTTCTCTTCCTAAGAGTATAGCCAGCGTTTTTCTTCCACCTTTAACATCTTCATCTATATCTCTAATGTTATTGGACATGTTGATTGCACCTACTAAAATTCCAATAGGAACAGAGATTAATATGCTTTCAACACTTAAAGAATTGCTTTGGATAAAGAAAGAAATAAGGACGAAAAAATTCCCCATCAACAAACCAGAAACTAACTCTCCAAACGGCGTATAGGCTATCGGTTTAGGTCCACCTGTGTATAGGTAGCCTGCCATCATCCCAATTAATCCAATAGGAGCCAGCCACCAACTGCTATACATACATATATACACGCCAATCAATGCTGCTACGATATACAATATAATTGCTGCTGTTAACACATTTTTTGGCTTCAATCCATGTCGGACAATACCCCCGCCAATCCCTACAGAGTCAACAGTGTCTAATCCTCGTTTAAAATCATAGTACTCATTAAATAGGTTTGTTGCAATTTGCAAAGCTAAACAAGCAATCATCATAGCAACAAACATGAGCCAGTTAATTTCTGTTTCATAAAGCGAAGCGACTGTCCCTAATATTACAGGTGCAAACGTCGCTGTTAAAGTATGTGGGCGAGTCATCTTCCACATAAGTCTTGTTGAACTTACTTCTTCTTGATTTTTCATAATAAAAGACCCCCGATGTTCACTACTTATTACCTTCTATAGAGTTGTTAATCATTTTTGATATCAAATTTTGCATATCAACTAATTTTTCTTCAGGTATTCCATTAATAACCGTATTATTGGTTTTTCTAAGAACTGGTACAACTAAACTCTCAAGGTGCTTCCCCTCTTTTGTTAAATAAACTTTAAAGGTTCTTTTGTCTGAAGGATCATCTTCTCTTATGATGTATCCTTTCTTTTCTAAACTAACAATCATTCGTGCAATGTTAGCTTTGTCTTTATTAAGTTCTGTAGATAATTCGTTTGGATAAATTCCATTTTTCTTCCACAGCATCATCATGATTAAAGTTTGTTCTGGTGCGAGATTAAATGGTTCTAACTGTTTCTTTACATAACTTGAAATGCTTAAATGTGCATTGCGCACAAAAATCCCAATATGGTCATCTAAATTCAAAAAGCTTTTTCCTCCTTCAAATAAGTTGATAATACAACGTTGATATATCAACGTTAGAATAATTCATTAGCCTTGTCAAATAGAAAATTGAAGTGATTTTAATTTTCCCCTCAAACAATCACACTATAGCGAGTGCTATTCATCAATTTGGCCTTTTTCTTAAAAAGTACTCATATGTAAAAAGGGGCTGACCCAAAAGTCTAGATTTTAGACCTTTGGGTTAGCCTTTTTTAAAAAGTGTTTTTTAAATAAAGTTAACTATAAAAACTGGTTCGTTCCATTGCGCTCCAGACACTTGCTTTCCGCGGGGAGGAAGCTGAGCCTCCTCGCCTTCGCCTGCGGGGTCTCAGCCTTTCCTCTACCTCCCGCAGGAGTCAAGTGTCTTCCGCTCCATTCCACTATCCTTTTAAAATAATATTTATTTGCAACAATCTACGAAAACAACCTTTTAAAAGACAAAATTAAAAACAAAAAAATCGCCCGATTCTGTATAATGAAGTTACCACACCACTTTATACAAGAAAGGAACGATTTTTTTATGAAATATGATCATATTTCTTTCGTTAATTATAACATGAATCAGTTAGTTCTTCCATTAGACCTTGAAATTCTCATCCCTCAAAATCATTTATCTATCATTGTTCATGAAGCTGTAGAAAAGCTAGACGATACTTTGTTGGTTCAACCTTACAAAGGTGGTGGACGCCCATCATATCATCCAAAAATGTTACTTAAAGTCATCATTTATGCTTATACACAAAAAGTTTACTCAGGAAGACAAATAGAGAAATTACTAACCGAAAATATCTACTTTATGTGGTTAAGTGGTAGTCAAACTCCTGATTTTCGTACGATTAATCGTTTTCGATCGGAGCGAATGAAAGACATAATCTATCAAGTTTTCTTTTCAATTGTAGAGTTACTACGTGAAAAAGGATTAGTCAAGCTGGAGCACTATTTTGTAGATGGGACTAAGATCGAAGCAAATGCAAATCAGTATACTTTTGTTTGGAGAAAAGCGACAGAGAAATATGAAAAAAGTTTAGATGATAAATATCGTCAACTCGCTTTACAAATTGAGCATATCCTTGAAAAAGAGGAAAAGACCGCCACTTCCATGGGGCTAGAAGAAAAGTTAAAAGAAACTCCGATTACCTCGGAACAGATTGAACAAAGTATTAAAAAGTTAGAAAAGCATTTAGAGACAGAACCCAAAAATAAAGAGGCGAAAAAAGCTGTTCGATTATTAAAGAAAGACTACCTTCCTCGAAAAGTGAAATATGAAGAACAAAATCAACTTTTCAATGGAAGAAACAGTTTCTCGAAAACAGATAATGATGCGACCTTTATGAGAATGAAGGAAGATCATATGCGAAATGGGCAGTTAAAACCAGGATATAATGTACAAACAGGAACAGAAGGTCAATTTATTACAGGTTTCTCTCTACATCAAAGAGCAGGTGATCCAGGCTGCTTAATCCCTCATCTTCAACACCTGGAGGAGCACGGAGTGAAACCAGAAAAAATAGTTGCCGATTCTGGTTATGGTAGTGAGGAAAACTATGACTTTTTAGAAAGAGAAGGACGAACAGCGTACATAAAATATAATACATTTGATCAGGAACAAAAAAGAAACTGGAAAAATAAAATCGAACGTGTAGAAAATATGGAGTACGATGAGGAACTAGATGAGTTTATATGTGCAAACAAGCAACGCCTTGTATTCCAGTATGAAACCTCAAAAACTTCTGATAATGAATATGTTTCAATTAAAAGAAAGTATTCATGTTTTGAATGTGCCGGCTGCCCTTTCCAAAAAACTTGTGCCAAAGGAAAAGAACAAAAAACAATTACAATATCACTAGAAAATCAAAGGCAACGAA
This genomic stretch from Metabacillus sp. B2-18 harbors:
- a CDS encoding 1,4-dihydroxy-2-naphthoate polyprenyltransferase; protein product: MKNQEEVSSTRLMWKMTRPHTLTATFAPVILGTVASLYETEINWLMFVAMMIACLALQIATNLFNEYYDFKRGLDTVDSVGIGGGIVRHGLKPKNVLTAAIILYIVAALIGVYICMYSSWWLAPIGLIGMMAGYLYTGGPKPIAYTPFGELVSGLLMGNFFVLISFFIQSNSLSVESILISVPIGILVGAINMSNNIRDIDEDVKGGRKTLAILLGRERAVIVLASAFLISYLWIVAIVCMGYVSAWTLVMFLGLNKPIAAIRGFKKGAKEPQFMRIAMKSTAMTNTYFSILISVGLLTSYLF
- a CDS encoding MarR family winged helix-turn-helix transcriptional regulator, yielding MNLDDHIGIFVRNAHLSISSYVKKQLEPFNLAPEQTLIMMMLWKKNGIYPNELSTELNKDKANIARMIVSLEKKGYIIREDDPSDKRTFKVYLTKEGKHLESLVVPVLRKTNNTVINGIPEEKLVDMQNLISKMINNSIEGNK
- a CDS encoding IS1182 family transposase, whose product is MKYDHISFVNYNMNQLVLPLDLEILIPQNHLSIIVHEAVEKLDDTLLVQPYKGGGRPSYHPKMLLKVIIYAYTQKVYSGRQIEKLLTENIYFMWLSGSQTPDFRTINRFRSERMKDIIYQVFFSIVELLREKGLVKLEHYFVDGTKIEANANQYTFVWRKATEKYEKSLDDKYRQLALQIEHILEKEEKTATSMGLEEKLKETPITSEQIEQSIKKLEKHLETEPKNKEAKKAVRLLKKDYLPRKVKYEEQNQLFNGRNSFSKTDNDATFMRMKEDHMRNGQLKPGYNVQTGTEGQFITGFSLHQRAGDPGCLIPHLQHLEEHGVKPEKIVADSGYGSEENYDFLEREGRTAYIKYNTFDQEQKRNWKNKIERVENMEYDEELDEFICANKQRLVFQYETSKTSDNEYVSIKRKYSCFECAGCPFQKTCAKGKEQKTITISLENQRQRKEIRERLQSEEGRKLYSQRKCDVESVFGQIKHNQQFRRFSMRGLQKNTIEWGPLCVAHNCKKMQKAIKRNKAKEDIGCQ